The following proteins are encoded in a genomic region of Arcobacter cloacae:
- a CDS encoding FKBP-type peptidyl-prolyl cis-trans isomerase has translation MAIKNNQVISMQYELKVNGNLIESNLDGDPIEFVFGSGDIVPGLEARIIDMNEGESKDIKVPAIEAYGNYDENLSEIVPIEEFEGIDLQIGMVLEGENENGELFKATVSDVTKENVTVDYNHPLAGSDLDFKIVINKIV, from the coding sequence ATGGCAATAAAAAATAATCAAGTAATATCAATGCAATATGAATTAAAAGTAAATGGAAATCTAATAGAATCAAACCTAGATGGTGACCCAATAGAGTTTGTATTTGGAAGTGGAGATATAGTTCCAGGATTAGAAGCAAGAATTATAGATATGAATGAAGGTGAATCTAAAGATATAAAAGTTCCAGCTATTGAAGCTTATGGAAATTATGATGAAAACCTATCAGAAATTGTACCTATTGAAGAGTTTGAAGGTATTGATTTACAAATCGGAATGGTTCTTGAAGGTGAAAATGAAAATGGAGAATTATTTAAAGCTACTGTAAGTGATGTAACAAAAGAGAATGTAACTGTTGATTATAATCACCCATTAGCAGGAAGTGATTTAGATTTTAAAATAGTTATAAATAAGATAGTTTAA
- a CDS encoding DUF4065 domain-containing protein, whose product MTIDMTKVANVILYMLHKQVKHLNDKKVAIMLFLMDYNHQKYCGEKIFNEEYIKGSRNPEPIIVGELFDIVANQEDLDEDDERIYLMQELLDYLDIEIIEKEKFIELSFIKMEEEFDESIFTKDELKTIHKIVSLYSDLSPRNIANECFKIDEVRNTPKGEKII is encoded by the coding sequence TTGACAATAGATATGACAAAAGTAGCAAACGTAATTTTGTATATGCTACACAAACAAGTGAAACATTTAAATGATAAAAAAGTAGCTATTATGCTTTTTCTCATGGACTATAACCATCAAAAATATTGTGGTGAAAAAATATTTAATGAAGAATATATAAAAGGCTCAAGAAATCCTGAACCTATCATTGTAGGAGAACTTTTTGATATAGTAGCAAATCAGGAAGATTTAGATGAAGATGATGAAAGAATCTATTTAATGCAAGAATTACTGGATTATTTAGATATTGAAATCATTGAAAAAGAGAAATTCATTGAATTAAGTTTTATAAAAATGGAAGAAGAGTTTGATGAATCAATATTTACAAAAGATGAACTAAAAACTATTCATAAAATTGTAAGTTTATATTCAGACTTAAGCCCTAGAAACATTGCAAATGAGTGTTTTAAAATAGATGAAGTAAGAAATACACCAAAAGGTGAAAAAATAATATAA